The sequence TTACTTCCTTCTCTATATCCAAAATCACTGCACTCCAAATAAAATTTAAGAATAACCAGACCTCTACTTATTGACTTAAAAAAGCTTTAAAGAAAAAGCTTTAAATTATAATTTATCAGATATTGCAACTTTCATAAAATCAAAAAACAATGGATGAGGCTTGTTAGGTCTCGACTTAAATTCTGGGTGAAATTGGGTTCCCAAATACCATTTGTGACCTCTTAACTCTACAATTTCTACTAGATTTTTTTCCTCAAATATGCCGCTAGCAATCATACCGTGTTCTTCAAAATCTTTTTTAAATAAATTATTGAATTCATATCTATGCCTGTGCCTTTCGAAAACCAAATCCTGGTTGTATGCGCGCTTTGCAAGAGTATTATCCACCAGTTTACATGGAAATGCCCCGAGCCTCATCGTAGCCCCCTTATCAACTATCCTCTTCTGTTCTTCCATCAAATCAATCACAGGAAATTTTGTATTTTCATCAAATTCTGTGCTATTTGCACCTTTTAATCCAAGTACATTTCTCGCAAATTCAATACACATAATCTGCATACCCAAACATAATCCAAAATACGGAATGTTGTTTTCACGAGCAAATCTTGCTGTCAATATTTTGCCCTCAATACCTCTAACCCCAAAACCACCAGGAACCACAATGCCCTTTACTCCTTCAAGCATTTTTCTAGCATCATCCATAGAGTTGATATTTTCTGTATTTATCCATCTAATTTTTAATTCGTATCCTAAATGTAAACTGCTGTGTCTCAAAGATTCCACTACGCTAATATAAGAATCAGGCAATCCAACGTATTTACCTGCAATAGCAATTTCAACCATATCCTTTAAATTCTTAGCCATTTCAATTATTCTAATCCAACTATCTAATTGAGGTTCTACATATGGTTCAATCTTTAGTTTATTTGCTACTAGTTTGCTTAATTTGTTGGACTCAAGCATAATTGGCGCCTCATAAATTACATGTCTTACGTCTTCTAGTGGGATTACTGCTTCGGGATCTACATCACAGAATAGAGATATTTTCTCCCTTATGGAATTATTAATAGATTTCTCTGATCTAAGTATTATTATATCGGGTTGAATTCCAATACTCCTTAATTCTTTGACGCTGTGTTGAGTGGGTTTTGTTTTTAGTTCTCTTGCAGCTTTTAAATAAGGAACGAGTGTTAGATGGATATAAAGAGTATTATCCCTGCCAACATCCTTTTTAAATTGTCTGATTGCCTCTAAAAATGGCTCACCCTCTATATCTCCTACTGTACCTCCAACCTCACAAATTAAAACACCTCCATCGATAAGCCTGGCAGCTTCTCTGATCTTCGACTTTATTTCATTTATTACGTGCGGCACAACCTGAACAGTACCGCCCAGAAAGTCTCCGCGCCTTTCCTTTAAAAGTATTTCCTGATAAACCATACCAGAAGTTAAATTCGATGACTTTGTAAGATTTGTATTTATAAATCTTTCATAGTGTCCCAGATCAAGGTCAGTCTCAGCTCCATCATCAGTTACAAATACCTCACCGTGTTGATAAGGGTTCATTGTACCTGGATCTACGTTTAAATATGGATCAAGTTTAATAACATTTACCCTTAAACCCATAGACTTCAATATTCTTCCCAAAGAAGCAACCACTATACCCTTACCCAGAGATGAGGTAACCCCACCAGTGACGAAAACAAATTTTGTGTTATTGTCTAACTTCATCTACATCTCCTTTCTCTTTGGTAACCAATACTTCCTTTATTCTTCTGCCATCTACTTTCAAAATTTTAAATTCGATGCCTTTAAATATTATTTTCTCGCCTTCCTTTGGTATCTTTCCAAAGAGGGCGAACAATAGGCCAGCAAGCGTTTCTTCATTGTAACCATCAATAAAATCTTCAAAATCAAAGTCAACTTTAGCCGCAAACTCTCTAAGACTCAGTCTTCCATTCGCAATAAAGCTATTTTCGTTAAAATCTTTCACGAGCGCTTCCTCATCAAAATCATATTCGTCTCTTATTTCTCCTACTATTTCTTCAACCAGATCTTCTACCGTCAAAAGTCCTGCTGTACCTCCAAATTCATCCACTACAATAGCCATATACAATCTCTTGGCTTGAAGTTCTCTAAATAGTTCGCTAATATTTTTCCCCTCTGGAACAAAGTAGGCTTCTCTAAGGGATGAATCAATAGTTTTAGAATAATCGGTAGATGGACCTAGATTCATAAGAATATCTTTTACATATAAAATGCCTACAATATTATCTATGTCTTTATCATAAACAGGATATCTTGAATGTCCCTCGTTCCTTATAATTTCCAAAGTATCGCTTAAAGTAGTCCCCTTTTTTATACACACCATATCAATTCTTGGAACCATAATTTCTCTTACCACTTTATCCTTAAATTCAAAAACCCCACTTATCATTTCTTTTTCTTCCTTTTCTATAACTCCCTCTTCTTCACTTACGTTTACGAGATATCTCAGTTCACTTTCTGTAATTGACGGTAATCCTTTAATGTTCTTTATACCAAACGGAAATAAGAAAGTCTTTGATAAAGAAGTAAATAAGAAAACAAAGGGTCTACTTATATAAGTCATAAAATAAAGTGAAGATATAAAAACAAAAAATAATTTATCAGCAAAATAATAGCCAATAGTTTTTGGAACAATTTCGCCAATTACAATAATAAAAAGTGAAGAAATAATCACAGATAAAGAGGCGGCAACTGCTATAGAACCAATGTTGTTTAAAGAAAATAACTCTATCATAAAAGACGTTACCAAAGTAGAAAGAGCAATATTAACAAAACTGCTCAATAACAAAAGAGTTGTTATTACCTCTTGAGGATGTGTCAAAAGAAAACCTGCTTTTTCATGCCCAGACTCTTTGTCATTGATCCATTGCATAATTTTTATTCTACTAGCCTTAGTAAAAACAGTTTCATTACACGACAAAAAAGCTGAGCATATAATTAAAAACAAAGTTAAAAGAAGATAAGTTATCATGTTAGTTTAAAATCCTTAAAATGATTATTAAAACAACTATTTAACCCAAAAATATATGGGGCAAAACGATTTAAAATTAGAATCAAAAAAATGATTATAGAAAAAAGACATGCGATAAGAACAAATGAGGCAGACATATCCTTTATCGTTTTAATCCTGTCATCAAATTCAGGATTTATATAATCCATTATTCTTTCTATGACTGAATTAATCATCTCAGAAACGATAACAATAGAGGACGATAACAAAACAATAGTCCATTCAAATGGTTCAAACCTTAATATAAATCCGATGGTTAATAACAAAAAAAATATACCTAACTGAATTTTTAAGTTTCTCTCTTCCTTAAGAGCTACTAAAAGACCCATTATTGCAAAATAAAAACTTTTATAAATATTGTGAGACCTTTTCAAGACAATCTTTCTCCTTGGATCTCATTTCTTTTTCGCTAACATCGTTGTCGTGATCAAATCCTAAATTATGTAGGATCCCATGAACAATGAGCCACAACAAATAACTTTCAAAATTTTTTTTGGCAACTTCAGGAATTATGTCGCCATAAGAACAGGACAAGAAATCCTCCTTTGCCCTTTCTACAGAAATTACTATATCTCCTAAAACACCTAAATTTATATCTCCTTCAAACGAAAGAACATCTGTGGGACAATCATTTTTACGAAACTCTTTGTTCAAAGTTCTAATTTCGTCATTGTCCGTAAGTAATAAACTAAGTTCACATTCCCCTACGCCAAGAAAATTCATAGATTCTTTAATAGCCTTTTTTAATTGTATATAATTCAATTTATACCTTTTCCTTTTAGATAATACTAAACTCATAAAAGAATTGCAAACCCTAAAATTATATTAAAATTAAAGTACAACATACTATTTTTTAGCGTACAAAACCTCCAACATTCTAAGATTATTTTCTATTAAGATTATTGAGATTTGCCAGTAAGATTTGCCAGGTCTGGATACTCAATTCTTTGATGAAAAGACCCTACGAACAACCTTATAAAAACTTCTTTTATTTTAAGAAGCTCTTGAAGAGTAATTGGCGATTCGCTTAGTTGGCCATCTTCAAGTTTATTTTTAAAAATTCTATCAACTAAACTGTCTATTTTTGGTGAAACTGATCCAGATGATGCCCTTACAGCAGCCTCAACTGCATCTGCCAGCATTACTATAGCAGCTTCTTTAGTTTGAGGGAGAGGCCCAGGATATCTGAAATCTTTCTCTTCGACTTCAGAAAAACCAGATTGTAAAGCCTTATGATAAAAAAATACAATTAAGCTTGTGCCATGATGTTGAGAAATTATATCCAATATCTTGTCTGGAATACCATATGACTTAGCAATTTCTACACCATCTTTTACATGGGAAGTCAAAATAGTAGCAGATAGCCAAGGAGATATTTCCGAATGTAAATTTACACCATTCTTTTGATTTTCTACAAAGAATTGAGGTCTTTTAAGTTTTCCTACATCATGATAATAAGATGCAACCCTAGCAAGCAAAGGATCTGCGTTAATTTCTTCAGCTGCCGTTTCAGCAAGATTTGCTACTATTATACTGTGGTGATAGGTCCCGGGAGCCTCCATTTGTAACCTTTTTAATAAGGGATGACTGGGATTTGATAAGTCCATTAGTTTCAATGGACTAAGAACTCCAACAGTGCTCTCGATATAAGGAAGTGCGCCCATTGCAGCAATCGATGATAGAAATCCGTTTGCAATAGCAAAAGCGAACTGGCTAAGAGAGTCGAGTACGTTTATACCGCTCCAGATATCCCAAAGTAGAACTGCCAAAAAAAACGTTAATGAAAACAAAAAAGCCGTATCAGACAAATCCCCTCTTCTTTGTATTCCTTTGCCCAAAAAGGCACCTGCAAAAGCACTAACTACTGCTATATAAAAACCAAGCAAACTAAAATTGCCAAAAAAGAAGACTAAAATTGCCAGAATAACCGAATAAAGAAGAGATATAGCAGGTGTGAAAATCAAAGATAAAAGTAAAGAAATACTGGCAAGAGGGACAATGATTGGTGAAATAGGGAACAAAACAAAAACAAAAAGTATATAAACTGAAGAAAGAGCGCCAAGAACTATCAAGTGTCCTCTATCAAGAGTTATTTTCGGTGAAAAACTGTAAACAATAAATCTAAAAGCAAATAACATTAGTGCTGAGAAGAAAAATAGACTGACAAAATTTCTAACTCCAGAAAGGTTGTCCATAATTCCCAGTTCTTTTAACAAATAAGCTTTTTCTGGAGTCAAAATCTCTCCACTTCTAACCAATATTTGCCCTTTTTTGACATCAATTACAACTGGGGTAATTCCTTCAATTGCTTTTTGTTTAAGCTCATTGGTTAGTTTGTTATCTATGGTTGCATTTATCCTGAAATAACCTAAAATTAAATTCATAAATGCTTGAGAAGTATCTGGATCTAGCTTCAAAGAACTTATAATATTCGCAACCCGATTGGACAGTACGTCTAGTCTTTCTTCTTTTTGCAAAAGTGCAAAAATCTTGTTAGTATCAGCTTCTAATTCTTTTGGATTTGATGAGATTAGAGCCTCTATGTCTCTCTCAGTTAAAAATGGTGCAATATCTTTAAGCTTTGCAACTCTTTGAGATTCAGAAAGATTTTTTGTAGATTCTAAATTTGAAAGGAAGTAATTAATAGAATCGTGAATAGAACCAAATTTATCATATGTTACAACCAAGACATCGGGTACAGCTCTTTCCCTTTGAATTTTTAAGTCCTCTGTAG comes from Thermodesulfobium acidiphilum and encodes:
- a CDS encoding CTP synthase; translation: MKLDNNTKFVFVTGGVTSSLGKGIVVASLGRILKSMGLRVNVIKLDPYLNVDPGTMNPYQHGEVFVTDDGAETDLDLGHYERFINTNLTKSSNLTSGMVYQEILLKERRGDFLGGTVQVVPHVINEIKSKIREAARLIDGGVLICEVGGTVGDIEGEPFLEAIRQFKKDVGRDNTLYIHLTLVPYLKAARELKTKPTQHSVKELRSIGIQPDIIILRSEKSINNSIREKISLFCDVDPEAVIPLEDVRHVIYEAPIMLESNKLSKLVANKLKIEPYVEPQLDSWIRIIEMAKNLKDMVEIAIAGKYVGLPDSYISVVESLRHSSLHLGYELKIRWINTENINSMDDARKMLEGVKGIVVPGGFGVRGIEGKILTARFARENNIPYFGLCLGMQIMCIEFARNVLGLKGANSTEFDENTKFPVIDLMEEQKRIVDKGATMRLGAFPCKLVDNTLAKRAYNQDLVFERHRHRYEFNNLFKKDFEEHGMIASGIFEEKNLVEIVELRGHKWYLGTQFHPEFKSRPNKPHPLFFDFMKVAISDKL
- a CDS encoding hemolysin family protein, which gives rise to MITYLLLTLFLIICSAFLSCNETVFTKASRIKIMQWINDKESGHEKAGFLLTHPQEVITTLLLLSSFVNIALSTLVTSFMIELFSLNNIGSIAVAASLSVIISSLFIIVIGEIVPKTIGYYFADKLFFVFISSLYFMTYISRPFVFLFTSLSKTFLFPFGIKNIKGLPSITESELRYLVNVSEEEGVIEKEEKEMISGVFEFKDKVVREIMVPRIDMVCIKKGTTLSDTLEIIRNEGHSRYPVYDKDIDNIVGILYVKDILMNLGPSTDYSKTIDSSLREAYFVPEGKNISELFRELQAKRLYMAIVVDEFGGTAGLLTVEDLVEEIVGEIRDEYDFDEEALVKDFNENSFIANGRLSLREFAAKVDFDFEDFIDGYNEETLAGLLFALFGKIPKEGEKIIFKGIEFKILKVDGRRIKEVLVTKEKGDVDEVRQ
- a CDS encoding diacylglycerol kinase; this encodes MKRSHNIYKSFYFAIMGLLVALKEERNLKIQLGIFFLLLTIGFILRFEPFEWTIVLLSSSIVIVSEMINSVIERIMDYINPEFDDRIKTIKDMSASFVLIACLFSIIIFLILILNRFAPYIFGLNSCFNNHFKDFKLT
- the ybeY gene encoding rRNA maturation RNase YbeY; translated protein: MNYIQLKKAIKESMNFLGVGECELSLLLTDNDEIRTLNKEFRKNDCPTDVLSFEGDINLGVLGDIVISVERAKEDFLSCSYGDIIPEVAKKNFESYLLWLIVHGILHNLGFDHDNDVSEKEMRSKEKDCLEKVSQYL
- a CDS encoding HD family phosphohydrolase: MNFNRFGSLLGQLKPFWSRFKGEELFSYLLIAFLLAALLYNLRGVYPTLAVGKMVPFDVISPKDAQIVNKVATEDLKIQRERAVPDVLVVTYDKFGSIHDSINYFLSNLESTKNLSESQRVAKLKDIAPFLTERDIEALISSNPKELEADTNKIFALLQKEERLDVLSNRVANIISSLKLDPDTSQAFMNLILGYFRINATIDNKLTNELKQKAIEGITPVVIDVKKGQILVRSGEILTPEKAYLLKELGIMDNLSGVRNFVSLFFFSALMLFAFRFIVYSFSPKITLDRGHLIVLGALSSVYILFVFVLFPISPIIVPLASISLLLSLIFTPAISLLYSVILAILVFFFGNFSLLGFYIAVVSAFAGAFLGKGIQRRGDLSDTAFLFSLTFFLAVLLWDIWSGINVLDSLSQFAFAIANGFLSSIAAMGALPYIESTVGVLSPLKLMDLSNPSHPLLKRLQMEAPGTYHHSIIVANLAETAAEEINADPLLARVASYYHDVGKLKRPQFFVENQKNGVNLHSEISPWLSATILTSHVKDGVEIAKSYGIPDKILDIISQHHGTSLIVFFYHKALQSGFSEVEEKDFRYPGPLPQTKEAAIVMLADAVEAAVRASSGSVSPKIDSLVDRIFKNKLEDGQLSESPITLQELLKIKEVFIRLFVGSFHQRIEYPDLANLTGKSQ